The Pelmatolapia mariae isolate MD_Pm_ZW linkage group LG2, Pm_UMD_F_2, whole genome shotgun sequence sequence CAGTATTAGTGTAATCATAATGGGTCATATTTGCTTTActgtttcatttaataatttgtCTCACAACACAGACtgcaaaatatgtaaatgtgaaCAGCTTTGTAATTTGACTGTCCAGCTATAAACAACTTACCAGTTTGTCCAATTAAGTGCAGGGCTGGAGGCGGCTGATTAACAATAAATTAGAATCGCACATAATATAGATCGATCAGGCATAGCATTATGACCACTGACAAGTGAAAGGAATAACACGGATCATCTTTTCATCATGGTACCTGTTAGTAGGTAGGCTATATTAGGAAGCAAGGGAACATTTTTCCTCAAAGTTTAAAGAAGCAGTAATAATAAATGGAAAGCATAAGGATTTGAAGGCGTTTGGCAAGGCAAAATTGTGATGGCTGTGACAGAGTGACACCAAAACATTTGGTCACATGTGTAACTCATGTTCTCTGACAACCTCACTCGGTATCTCACTATTGGAAGTGCCCTCTGATTGGTCATAAATAGATTGGTTACTCTTGGATTGGTCATGCCAGAGTGCGCTTCCCATACTGAGTGAGGTTTGAAAGAGAACTGAAGCTCTTGCTATCATTTAGTTTTTGATTATTGTTTTTTGAGGATCACTTCTGTCCTAGTTTGTCTCTTTTCTAATATTAGTAAGAATGCTTGTGGCAGGGTGTGGTTTGTGGTTGTAGGAGGAGGGGTGGAGCAGTGGGTTGAGGGGGTAGTGCCAGGGGAGGCTGGCTGGCACAGCTGTCAGCCATCACACCAATTACGCCTTCCCTATTTCAGTAGCCCCCTAACCCCGGAGGAGAAAGCTGTGTGGTATGTGTGAGTTGGAGAGGGCAGCTGAAAAGCTTTGTGTACATGAATCgctgtaaataaaaacacagtttcctGCCAAGTGCCAGGTCCTTCCTACCACAATGCTATTTTCTTTTATGTCATTACTATATCCTCCAGCGCTCAGTTTGTATTCTAGTCCATCTAATTATGTATCTTCTAGTTGAGTCCATGTGTCTTAGCTATGTAGTATTTTtctcagtttctgtttttccattcCTGTCCCCATGTCTGTCTAGTCTCTCTGTGTTCTGTCCCCATGGTTGTCTGGTTTCCTCATTTCATTGTCTCAAGTTATTCTTGTCTTCCCATTCAGTTATGTCTCTTTTGCATTTCACTGTGCATTTAGTCCTCTGCCTGCTTTGTTGATTATACCTTTGTTAGTTCCCTTTTGTATTCCCATCCGGTTcccttgtctctgtgtttgttttttgtctctaTGTCAGGTGTGTGGGTCTGTCATCTATTAcctcctgttttactttggtggTCATTTGTCTCTTGTATTTTGCATCTAGTTGTGTCTACTTCCCTTCTCTCATCTCCTGAGATCAGACCATGTACACTTTCAAAAGGATAATGCACCATGCCACAAAGCAATCATTGTACAAATATGTTTAAAGTAGCACAGCAACTAGTTTTAGATGTTGACTTGGCATTTTAATTCCCCAGAGAAACAAGTCAAATCCCTAGAGGCCTCATCTCACATTTTACACGACTCAAAGAATttgttgctaacatcttggtgccAAATACCATAACATACGTTCAAGTGTCTAGTGCAGTCCATGCATTGACGGGTCAGGGctgttccctttcagtcgattcactctgtgcaacacataagtatggtaTATCACACCCTCGTGTGTCCTGGcagaagaaacctttattcacgtcTTTAAGGCGGATGACCTGTGATAACATGCACACAGCCCTGCCTGCGCATACACCCCCTcatcatcacagtcatccctcagttcttacGTTCTTCCCCTTGCTGAgaacacctctgctgagttgAGTTAATTAGCTTAACTGCCCTTGTTGGTGTTAGCCTCCACTAGGGCTGAACGATTATGGAAAATAATCTAATTGCGATTTTTTGCCCCAATATTGCGAGTGCGATGCGATATGCGATTATTTTTTAAGGTCTTTGTCTTCTGTATTATTAAACAAAGACAAGCAATACATCATATAGTATGGCCAATACTAtattacattaattttaaactgttctttcCTGGAAGACAGACCTCTGTTATGATGACATGAGGTGATGCATGAATTGAtgactgacatttttatttaacttctTCAATCACAACAGTATATTTGAACATACacaatagtttatttttagctTACAAACATCTGAGCATAAAGTGCTGACAAGGAACCCTGGtgtaaacattaaaatgaaagtcaGTACAATGTGCAGATTGCAgaaatatacataaaaaaatcagtggCTTTACCACACTCAGTTTTTCGACATCTGTGAACTACTAGACagtcattaaattaaaaaataatattaaataaataaaactaataaataaaaaatacacacatcttACTGATCTCTGCAGTCAGTAACATTACACATAAAGTGCAAACATAATAGCAattgtataaacacacacacaaacacgcctTTAAATTAAAACTGGCTGAACATCTTGATTATCTGCAGTAAGTAACAGCAACACAGCACAAACTAAAGTGCACAATGAGTATGGCTCAGCTAGCCATAATCATCCTAGCTCACAGGTTTTTTGCTAGGAAGACCAGCATATCTACTTTTTCTGGCTTTAAGGATGAGCGAGTGCAGGTCACTATATTCCCTCCAGTGCTGAACAGACGCTCTGAGGGGGCACTTGTGGctggcacacacagatatttgCGGGCCATCTTCCACAGTCGTGGAAAGTGAATGTTGTGCACCTTCCACCAGGCTAAGGGATCATCCTCTCCGTCAATGACAGGGGTCAACAGGTAACTATTCAACTCTGCCTCCACGACATCTTCAAGTGGCAGAGGCAAAGCTGAAGAGGCCGCACTGGTTTTAAAAAGACTACCAAGAGTCTTCTTTGCCTTTCCCCCAGAGGCCTGTGCACTTGGGGAATTTTGAGCAGTTTCAGTGCGAGACCTCTTCTCCTGCCAGATGGGAAGAGAGACATTAGTTTTGCAGTTagcttatatataaatattatgtGTTTGTGGAAATATAATTTTCAAGGATTTACCTGATTATGTGTACGTCTAGCCGATTCCACCATTTCTGTCTTCAGTCGGGCCTTAATGGCAGGAAGGTTGTCTGCGCTGATGTATTGCGTTTTGAACCTAGGGTCCATGAACGACGCAACATCCAAAAGCTCCTGGGTGTTGAGGTCACTATACTTGTCGTTGAGGTATGCCAGGACCTTGGTTTTAATTGATCTAGTCAGATCAGTGTCCTCAGCATCTTCAGCCAAGACTGATGTTGCCAGAAGATGGAGAACTGGCTTGAGGTAGGAGATGCTCACATACTCTTCTCCAGAAAGAGCATCAGTAAATTCGGAGAGAGGATGCAGTGCCTTATGAATGGACTCCAACACTTCAGCATCCTGCCAGGTTGGGATGAGGGAGCGTGCATGTCGGTCACCTGTCAATACCTGCGATATGGCTTTCATCTGTTCCAGCACTCTGGCAATCATTTTCTCTTTGGACCCCCATCTTGTAGGGCACTCAGTAATGAGAGAGTGCTCAGGAAGCTTAAGCTCCTTCTGTGCCTCAGTGAGTGCTGCCTTTTTCTTCCAACTGTGCGAGAAGTGCCC is a genomic window containing:
- the LOC134633668 gene encoding E3 SUMO-protein ligase ZBED1-like, with translation MVKPCIITAIVCLTLILLFTLFFFPPENAIKDGRVSRAIGLCKKLVGHFSHSWKKKAALTEAQKELKLPEHSLITECPTRWGSKEKMIARVLEQMKAISQVLTGDRHARSLIPTWQDAEVLESIHKALHPLSEFTDALSGEEYVSISYLKPVLHLLATSVLAEDAEDTDLTRSIKTKVLAYLNDKYSDLNTQELLDVASFMDPRFKTQYISADNLPAIKARLKTEMVESARRTHNQEKRSRTETAQNSPSAQASGGKAKKTLGSLFKTSAASSALPLPLEDVVEAELNSYLLTPVIDGEDDPLAWWKVHNIHFPRLWKMARKYLCVPATSAPSERLFSTGGNIVTCTRSSLKPEKVDMLVFLAKNL